One genomic segment of Odocoileus virginianus isolate 20LAN1187 ecotype Illinois chromosome 17, Ovbor_1.2, whole genome shotgun sequence includes these proteins:
- the NOL11 gene encoding nucleolar protein 11: MADLEEGFTLTAVPLGSGPDGPLGVEQSDKTDQFLVTDSGRTVILYKVSDQKPLGSWSVKQGQIITCPAVCNFQTGEYIVVHDNKVLRIWNNEDVNLDKVFKATLSAEVYRIHSIQGTEPLVLFREGAVRGLEALLAEPQQKIETVISDEEVIKWTKFFMVFRHPVLIFITEKHGNYFAYVQKFNSRILSKYTLLLGQEEKCIIQSFSTSVGRKFISLMSLSSDGCVYETLIPIHPSEPEKNQRLVQSQLLKSVVSGNARNGVALTILDQDHIAVLGAPLPASKECLSVWNTKFQTLQTSKELPQGTSGQLWYYGENLFILHGKFLTVIPYKCEVSSLAGALGKLKHSQDPGTHATPHFVNWETSQGCGLGSQNSEQSKRILRRRKVEVSVQPEVPASTQLLATIQKDSEKHIEVELRKFLATKRTPDFHTIIGDVVTGLLGRYKAEPSFYPRNCLMQLVQTHVLSYSLCPGLMEVALEKTDVQILQLCLQQFPDIPESVTCACLKVFLSIGDDTLQDTDINMESVSDYMDPVQDGEMEEQTAFLQNGFNPEEDNCDNCAEKLKEKPQATADESTSCPVTPKRAALLNAILHSAYSETFLLPHLKDIPAQHSTLFLQYLYFLYLKCNENATMTLPGTHPPTLNQIMDWICLLLDANFTVVVMIPEAKRLLLSLYKFVKSQISICSELNKIEVSFRELQKLNQEKNNRELYSIEVLELF, from the exons GTTTCTGATCAGAAACCCTTGGGGAGCTGGTCAGTGAAACAAGGGCAAATTATAACATGTCCAGCTGTATGCAACTTTCAAACTGGCGAGTATATTGTTGTACATGATAATAAG GTCTTGAGAATATGGAATAATGAAGATGTCAACCTGGATAAAGTATTTAAAGCTACA TTGTCGGCTGAGGTGTATAGAATACATTCAATACAGGGAACAGAACCCTTGGTGCTGTTCAGGGAAGGTGCGGTTCGTGGTTTAGAAGCTTTGCTTGCTGAGCCCCAGCAGAAAATTGAAACTGTTATCTCTGATGAAGAAGTGATTAA gtggACAAAGTTTTTCATGGTATTTAGGCATCCTGTGCTAATTTTCATTACAGAAAAA catggAAACTACTTTGCTTATGTACAAAAATTTAACTCACGTATCCTAAGCAAATACACGCTTTTACTTGGtcaagaagaaaaatgtattatACAGAGTTTTAGTACATCTGTAGGTCGGAAATTCATCTCTCTAATGTCATTGA GCTCTGATGGATGTGTATATGAAACCTTGATACCAATACATCCGAGTGaaccagaaaaaaatcagaggtTAGTTCAGTCACAGTTGCTCAAGTCTGTGGTGTCTGGCAATGCTCGAAATGGTGTTGCACTCACCATCCTGGATCAAGATCACATAGCAGTCCTGGGAGCACCACTGCCAGCTTCTAAGG AATGCCTCTCTGTATGGAATACAAAATTTCAAACGCTACAGACTTCAAAAGAGTTACCACAAGGGACCAGCGGACAA CTCTGGTATTATGGGGAAAATCTGTTTATTCTACATGGAAAATTTCTAACTGTAATTCCATACAAGTGTGAAGTTTCATCATTAGCAGGTGCTCTTGGAAAACTCAAACATAGTCAAGATCCAG gtACTCATGCCACACCTCATTTTGTAAACTGGGAAACATCACAGGGATGTGGACTTGGATCTCAGAATTCAGAGCAGTCAAAGAGAATT TTAAGGAGAAGAAAAGTTGAAGTGAGTGTACAGCCAGAGGTTCCAGCATCCACACAACTCTTAGCAACCATAcag AAAGATTCAGAAAAACATATTGAAGTAGAACTACGTAAGTTTTTGGCTACTAAGCGGACCCCTGACTTTCATACCATTATTGGGGATGTAGTAACAGGACTTCTGGGAAGATATAAAGCAGAGCCATCATTTTATCCCCGCAACTGTCTGATGCAGCTTGTCCAAACACACGTGCTTTCTTACAG CCTGTGCCCTGGATTGATGGAGGTTGCCTTAGAAAAGACTGACGTGCAGATCCTACAACTCTGCCTACAGCAGTTCCCTGACATCCCTGAGTCAGTCACCTGTGCTTGCTTAAAAGTTTTCTTGAG CATTGGTGATGACACTCTTCAAGACACAGATATCAACATGGAGTCAGTTTCTGACTATATGGATCCTGTACAAGATGGGGAAATGGAAGAACAAACTGCATTTCTTCAAAATGGCTTCAATCCTGAGGAAGATAACTGTGACAACTGTGCTGAAAAGTTGAAGGAGAAACCTCAGGCCACAGCAGATGAGAGCACTTCGTGCCCCGTTACACCAAAAAGAGCAGCACTATT AAATGCAATTCTTCACTCAGCATACAGTGAGAcatttcttctgcctcatttGAAGGACAtcccagcacagcacagcact CTGTTTCTCCAgtatttgtatttcctttatcTGAAGTGTAATGAAAATGCTACAATGACTCTTCCTGGAACACACCCTCCAACGCTGAACCAG ATTATGGATTGGATATGTCTACTTCTGGATGCTAATTTTACTGTTGTGGTAATGATACCAGAAGCAAAAAGGCTACTGTTAAGTCTTTACAAATTTGTGAAATCCCag ataagCATTTGTTCCGAGCTCAACAAGATTGAAGTAAGTTTTCGTGAGCTACAGAAATTAAATCAAGAAAAGAATAATAGAGAATTATACTCAATTGAAGTGCTGGAACTCTTCTGA